From Budorcas taxicolor isolate Tak-1 chromosome 19, Takin1.1, whole genome shotgun sequence, the proteins below share one genomic window:
- the PNPO gene encoding pyridoxine-5'-phosphate oxidase, whose translation MTFWLRSLIVTFERSSEWPRCLRHLCSRGAAMDLGPMRKTYRGDPEAFEETHLTSLDPVKQFAAWFEEAVQCPNIMEANAMCLATCTRDGKPSARMVLLKGFDKDGFRFFTNFESRKGKELDSNPFASLVFYWEPLHRQVRVEGPVKKLPEEEAECYFHSRPKSSQIGAVVSHQSSVIPDREYLRKKNKELEQLYQEQEVPKPKYWGGYILYPQVIEFWQGQTNRLHDRIVFRRGLLTGDAPLGPMTHRGEEDWLYERLAP comes from the exons ATGACATTCTGGCTGCGGAGCCTCATCGTGACGTTTGAGCGATCCTCCGAGTGGCCCCGCTGCCTCCGCCACCTCTGCAGCCGCGGTGCTGCCATGGACCTGGGACCGATGCGCAAGACTTACCGCGGGGACCCAGAG GCATTTGAAGAGACTCATCTGACCTCCCTGGACCCTGTGAAGCAGTTTGCTGCCTGGTTCGAGGAGGCTGTTCAGTGTCCTAACATAATGGAAGCTAACGCCATGTGTCTGGCTACGTGTACAAG AGATGGGAAACCGTCTGCCCGCATGGTGCTGCTGAAGGGCTTTGACAAGGATGGCTTCCGCTTCTTCACTAACTTCGAGAGTCGAAAGGGAAAAGAGCTG GACTCGAATCCCTTTGCTTCCCTCGTCTTCTACTGGGAGCCCCTGCACCGTCAG GTGCGTGTGGAGGGGCCCGTGAAGAAGCTGCCTGAGGAGGAGGCTGAATGCTACTTCCACTCCCGCCCCAAAAGCAGCCAGATTGGGGCTGTGGTCAGTCACCAGAGTTCCGTGATCCCGGATCGGGAG tatctgagaaagaaaaataaggaactGGAGCAACTCTACCAGGAACAGGAGGTGCCAAAGCCAAAATACTG GGGTGGCTACATCCTGTACCCACAGGTGATTGAGTTCTGGCAGGGCCAAACCAACCGCCTGCACGACCGGATCGTCTTTCGACGAGGCCTACTAACTGGAGACGCCCCTCTGGGGCCCATGACCCACCGAGGCGAAGAAGACTGGCTCTATGAGAGACTTGCACCCTGA
- the PRR15L gene encoding proline-rich protein 15-like protein translates to MTEVGWWKLTFLRKKKSTPKVLYEIPDTYTQSEGGAEPPRPDGGNPDSNFNTRLEKIVDKNTKGKHVKVSNSGRFKEKKKVRASLAENPNLFDDREGKGQ, encoded by the coding sequence ATGACCGAAGTTGGTTGGTGGAAGCTGACCTTCCTGCGGAAAAAGAAATCCACTCCCAAAGTGCTGTATGAGATCCCTGACACCTACACCCAGAGTGAGGGTGGTGCGGAGCCCCCGAGGCCTGACGGTGGGAACCCCGACAGCAACTTTAACACCCGCTTGGAGAAGATTGTGGACAAGAACACCAAGGGCAAGCACGTCAAAGTCTCCAACTCAGGCCGcttcaaggagaagaaaaaggtcCGAGCCTCACTGGCAGAGAACCCCAACCTCTTTGATGACAGGGAGGGCAAAGGACAGTGA